A segment of the Desulfovibrio oxyclinae DSM 11498 genome:
TAACGAATTATATACTGCACCGATTTTCGGCAGGATGCACGCATCAATCCTGTTCGCATTGACAATCGGAAATCCACCCTTATAGTCATCGGATTGCATACTCCAAGGAGACACAACATGACGGAAAAAAACCGGCAGTTCATGGAAACCCTCGACGAACACCACGACTGGCCCTGCCCGTACGTGTTCAAATTCATACTTCCCACGGAAAACCTCTCCCTCTTTGAGAAAGAGTTTTCCGACCACAATTGTTCCTACAAGGAATCCCGCACCGGAAAATATACCAGCGTAACCATGGAACCCACGGTCTGCTCCGCGGCGGAAGTCATGGAAGTGTACGAGCGCGCTTCGGACATTCCGGGCATCATGTCGCTCTAGACATTCCATACCAAAAGAGTAGATTAAAACCCGCGTAACGGGTGGACAACACGGCGCAAGCGTTTTAACAGGTGTAGACATGGAAAAATTCCCTGCACCGATTCCATAGCCTCAAGCAAAAGGAGCGCCCCATGTGGGAATATACCGACAAGGTCAAGGAACACTTTCTCAATCCCCGCAACACCGGAACCATCGAGGATGCCGACGGCATCGGAGAAGTTGGCTCCCTCGCCTGCGGGGACGCGCTGAAGCTCTTTCTCAAGGTCAATGACGACGGCGTCATCGAAGATGCCAAGTTCCAGACCTTCGGCTGCGCTAGCGCCATCGCATCCAGCTCCGCCCTCACCGAGATGATCATCGGCATGAGCATCGACAAGGCGGAAAAGCTCACCAACAAGGACATCGCCGAATACCTCGGCGGCCTGCCCCGCGAGAAGATGCACTGCTCCGTGATGGGACAGGAGGCGCTCGAACAGGCCATCCGCAACTACCGCGGCGAAGCCGGAACCGTGGCCGAACATTCCCATGAAGGCGAACTCATCTGCGAATGCTTCGGCATCTTCGACGAGGAAATCCTTCGCGCCATTCGCGAGAACGACCTCAAGACCGTCGAGGACGTGACCAACTTCACCAAGGCCGGCGGCGGCTGCGGCAAGTGCGTCCCGGACATTGAAGACCTGTTGGCGCAGGCGCACGGCGAAAAGGCCGCATGCGAAGTGCCCGTGCAGGACGCCCCCCCGGCGCATGGTTTGACGAACATGCAGCGTATGCGCCTCATCGACCAGGTGGTCGAAGAGGAAATCCGCCCCATGCTCCAAAAGGACGGCGGCAACATCGAGCTGGTGGATGTGGATCGCACCAAGGTCTATGTACGGCTGCTCGGCATGTGCGCGGGCTGTCCTTCCAGTCAGGCCACCCTCAAGGGCCTCGTGGAAGCGCGCCTGCAGGAAAAGGTCGATCCCGAAATCACCGTTGAGGAGGGGTAGTCATGAGCACCATCTACATGGACAACAACGCCACCACCAAGGTTGACCCGCAAGTGCTCGACGAGATGCTGCCGTATTTCAGCGAGCTGTACGGCAACCCTTCCAGCATGCACCGCTTTGGCGGCGAGGTCGGCGGAAAGATCACCGAAGCCCGCGAACGTGTGGCAAAACTGCTGGGCTGTGAGCCCCGGGAAATCATTTTCACGGCCTGCGGCACCGAGTCCGACAACACGGCGATCCGCTCCGCGCTCAACGCGCAACCCGGCAAGAAGCACATCGTGACCACCCGCGTTGAGCACCCGGCCATCCTGAGCCTGTGCAAGCATCTTGAAAAACGTGAAGGCTACGAAGTCACCTTCCTGAACGTGGACACCGACGGCAACCTGAATCTCGATGACCTCAAGGCAGCCATCCGCGATGACACGGCCGTGGTCTCCGTCATGTGGGCCAACAACGAAACCGGCGTTATTTTCCCGGTGGAGGAAATCGGTGCCATCTGTCGCGAAAAGGGCGTTATGTTTCATACGGACGCCGTGCAGGCCGTGGGCAAGATTCCCATGAACCTGAGCGAGATGCCCATCGACATGCTTTCCCTTTCCGGACACAAGCTGCACGCGCCCAAGGGCGTCGGAGCGCTTTACGTCCGCAAGGCCCTGCCCTTCCGGCCCTTCATGGTCGGCGGACATCAGGAACGCGGCCGCCGCGCAGGGACCGAGAATACAACGGGCATCATCGCCCTCGGCCGCGCCTGCGAGATCGCCGGCGAACACATCGCCGAGGAAAACGACTCCGTGAAGGCTCTGCGCGACAAGCTCGAAACGGGTCTGATGGAATCCATCACCGACGCCAAGCTCAAC
Coding sequences within it:
- a CDS encoding DUF493 family protein, which translates into the protein MTEKNRQFMETLDEHHDWPCPYVFKFILPTENLSLFEKEFSDHNCSYKESRTGKYTSVTMEPTVCSAAEVMEVYERASDIPGIMSL
- the nifS gene encoding cysteine desulfurase NifS; translated protein: MSTIYMDNNATTKVDPQVLDEMLPYFSELYGNPSSMHRFGGEVGGKITEARERVAKLLGCEPREIIFTACGTESDNTAIRSALNAQPGKKHIVTTRVEHPAILSLCKHLEKREGYEVTFLNVDTDGNLNLDDLKAAIRDDTAVVSVMWANNETGVIFPVEEIGAICREKGVMFHTDAVQAVGKIPMNLSEMPIDMLSLSGHKLHAPKGVGALYVRKALPFRPFMVGGHQERGRRAGTENTTGIIALGRACEIAGEHIAEENDSVKALRDKLETGLMESITDAKLNGDKEKRLPNTSNISFGYVEGEAILLMMDQLSICASSGSACTSGSLEPSHVLRAMGVPFTFAHGSIRFSLSRFNTEEEVDFIIENLPRVIENLRKISPFSAKDSGPACTPRSTE
- the nifU gene encoding Fe-S cluster assembly protein NifU, producing the protein MWEYTDKVKEHFLNPRNTGTIEDADGIGEVGSLACGDALKLFLKVNDDGVIEDAKFQTFGCASAIASSSALTEMIIGMSIDKAEKLTNKDIAEYLGGLPREKMHCSVMGQEALEQAIRNYRGEAGTVAEHSHEGELICECFGIFDEEILRAIRENDLKTVEDVTNFTKAGGGCGKCVPDIEDLLAQAHGEKAACEVPVQDAPPAHGLTNMQRMRLIDQVVEEEIRPMLQKDGGNIELVDVDRTKVYVRLLGMCAGCPSSQATLKGLVEARLQEKVDPEITVEEG